A genome region from Thermoanaerobacterium xylanolyticum LX-11 includes the following:
- a CDS encoding PTS fructose transporter subunit IIB: MKIVAVTACPTGIAHTYMAAEALEKAAKQLGHKIKVETQGSIGIENKISKKEVDEADLVIFAADVAVKEESRFKDKPIYKVEAQKAIKNAKAVVEDALKILQK; encoded by the coding sequence ATGAAAATTGTAGCAGTTACAGCTTGTCCAACAGGAATAGCACATACGTATATGGCTGCTGAAGCATTGGAGAAGGCGGCAAAGCAATTAGGGCATAAAATCAAAGTGGAAACACAAGGTTCAATAGGTATTGAAAATAAAATATCAAAAAAAGAAGTGGATGAGGCAGACTTAGTGATATTTGCAGCAGATGTAGCTGTGAAAGAAGAATCGAGGTTCAAAGATAAACCAATTTATAAAGTAGAGGCGCAAAAGGCCATAAAAAATGCGAAGGCAGTCGTTGAAGATGCTCTTAAGATACTTCAGAAATGA
- the ptsP gene encoding phosphoenolpyruvate--protein phosphotransferase, with the protein MLKGVAASPGIAIGKVFLYTKKFAEINTQNIDESMVKDEIAKFENAIELTKAQLEKIKEKTEREFGKDKAEIFEAHLMLANDPELYDSVVNMIKIDYVTADNAVNHVIEQHASVMESLDDKYLKERAVDLRDVGHRIINNIHGIVDVNLSELDEDVIIIAKDLTPSDTATMRKEKVLGFATDVGGRTSHTAIMARSLEIPAVVGTGNVTKQVSDGDIAIVDGNEGVVIVNPTEDVLKEYEEKRDKYKIRVEKLKELKDLPAVTTDGKQSMLAANIGTPNDVEGALKNGAEGIGLFRTEFLYMNRNDFPTEEEQFEAYKYVAEKMNGKPVTIRTLDIGGDKKLPYLNMPDEMNPFLGYRAIRLCLDEREMFKTQLRALLRASAFGNILIMYPMISSVVEVRKANEILNEVKEELDQKGIKYDKNIKVGIMVEIPSAAVTADLLAKEVDFFSIGTNDLCQYTLAVDRMNERIKDYYKPFNPAILRLIKNVIDASHKEGIFTAMCGEMAGDPLTTVILLGLGLDEFSMSASSIPNIKNIIRNVSYEKAKEFTEIVLNMSTPDDIEEAAKKILYEIIGE; encoded by the coding sequence ATGTTAAAAGGCGTTGCGGCTTCACCGGGTATTGCAATAGGCAAGGTTTTTTTGTACACGAAGAAATTTGCTGAAATCAATACACAAAATATCGATGAATCAATGGTAAAAGATGAAATAGCAAAATTTGAAAATGCGATTGAATTGACAAAAGCTCAATTGGAAAAGATCAAGGAAAAGACGGAAAGGGAGTTTGGAAAAGACAAGGCTGAGATTTTTGAAGCACATCTTATGCTGGCAAACGACCCAGAGCTTTATGATTCTGTTGTAAATATGATAAAAATTGACTATGTTACGGCTGACAATGCAGTGAATCACGTCATTGAACAGCATGCATCTGTGATGGAATCACTTGATGACAAGTATTTAAAAGAAAGAGCGGTTGACTTAAGAGATGTTGGGCATAGGATAATAAATAATATACACGGTATAGTGGATGTAAATTTGTCAGAGCTTGATGAAGATGTGATAATAATTGCCAAAGATTTAACACCATCTGACACGGCTACAATGAGAAAAGAAAAAGTCTTAGGATTTGCTACAGATGTAGGTGGTAGGACTTCCCACACTGCTATTATGGCACGATCATTAGAAATTCCAGCAGTAGTTGGCACAGGAAATGTCACTAAGCAAGTTTCTGATGGTGATATCGCCATTGTAGATGGAAACGAAGGAGTAGTAATTGTAAATCCCACTGAAGATGTCCTCAAGGAATATGAAGAAAAGCGCGATAAATACAAAATTAGAGTTGAAAAGCTAAAAGAGTTAAAAGATTTGCCTGCAGTTACGACAGACGGAAAGCAATCGATGCTGGCGGCAAATATCGGCACTCCTAATGACGTAGAAGGTGCTTTGAAAAACGGTGCTGAGGGGATAGGACTCTTTAGAACAGAATTTTTGTACATGAATAGGAATGATTTTCCTACAGAAGAAGAACAATTTGAAGCATATAAATACGTTGCAGAGAAGATGAATGGCAAACCAGTCACCATAAGGACATTAGATATTGGCGGTGATAAGAAGCTACCATATCTAAATATGCCGGACGAGATGAATCCATTTTTGGGTTACAGAGCCATAAGGCTTTGTCTTGACGAAAGAGAGATGTTTAAAACACAGCTTAGAGCTTTGCTTAGAGCCAGTGCATTTGGAAATATATTGATAATGTATCCGATGATTTCTTCGGTAGTTGAAGTAAGAAAGGCAAATGAGATCTTAAACGAAGTTAAAGAAGAACTGGATCAAAAGGGCATAAAATATGATAAAAACATAAAAGTTGGCATAATGGTAGAAATACCATCTGCTGCAGTGACTGCGGATCTTCTCGCAAAAGAAGTAGACTTCTTTAGCATCGGAACTAACGATTTGTGCCAATACACGCTTGCTGTTGATAGGATGAATGAGAGGATAAAGGATTACTATAAGCCGTTTAATCCTGCTATATTAAGGCTTATTAAGAATGTCATAGATGCATCACACAAAGAAGGCATATTCACAGCTATGTGCGGTGAAATGGCGGGAGATCCTCTTACAACGGTTATTCTTTTAGGATTAGGCTTGGATGAATTTTCAATGAGTGCAAGTTCAATACCGAATATAAAGAATATCATAAGAAATGTTTCTTATGAAAAAGCTAAAGAGTTTACGGAAATTGTATTAAACATGTCAACACCTGATGATATAGAAGAAGCAGCAAAAAAAATTTTATATGAAATAATTGGCGAATAA
- a CDS encoding UvrB/UvrC motif-containing protein, with product MLCDKCKERPATVHYTQIINGVKTEMNLCEQCAQEEGLLNSETFSPFVNFTPFSVQDLLAGLMNFLPNTGNTYVEEQLKCSNCGMTYDRFKETGRLGCSRCYDSFSDELNPLIRRIHGSTGHRGKIPRKTGGALRAKREIEELKAKLDKAVKEEAFEEAAKLRDKIRELEKKYGK from the coding sequence ATGTTGTGCGATAAATGCAAAGAAAGACCAGCGACAGTCCATTATACTCAAATAATAAACGGTGTCAAGACTGAAATGAACTTGTGTGAGCAATGTGCACAAGAAGAAGGACTTTTAAACAGCGAGACATTTTCACCGTTTGTGAATTTTACACCATTTTCTGTGCAGGATTTGTTAGCAGGGTTAATGAATTTTCTTCCAAATACAGGAAATACTTATGTAGAAGAGCAATTAAAGTGCAGCAATTGCGGCATGACATACGACAGATTTAAAGAAACAGGCAGGCTTGGATGCAGTAGATGCTATGATTCATTTTCAGATGAATTAAATCCGCTTATAAGGAGAATTCATGGAAGCACTGGACATAGAGGTAAGATTCCAAGAAAGACTGGTGGAGCATTAAGGGCAAAGAGAGAAATAGAGGAGCTTAAAGCGAAACTGGACAAAGCAGTAAAAGAGGAAGCATTTGAGGAAGCTGCAAAATTGAGAGATAAAATCAGAGAATTGGAGAAAAAGTATGGAAAGTAG
- a CDS encoding NAD(P)-dependent malic enzyme gives MDLREEALKLHKENRGKISILSKVPVNDSKDLSLAYTPGVAEPCKEIQKNPDVAYEYTNKGNFVAVVTDGSAVLGLGDIGAMAGMPVMEGKAVLFKEFGGIDAFPICIATKDVDKIVETVVNIAPTFGGINLEDISAPRCFEIEERLKEALNIPVFHDDQHGTAVVVFAGLINALKIAGKSLNSIKVVINGAGAAGIAIAKLLINAGVGDVVLCDRKGIIYDGRNDTDVSKISIAKITNKDKIKGTLADALIGADVFIGVSAPNVLSKDMVKSMNKNSIVFALANPIPEIYPEEAREGGALVIGTGRSDFPNQINNVLAFPGIFRGALDVRASEINEEMKIQAAYAIAGLVSDDELNEDYIIPKAFDKRVAKAVALSVVKAAIDTNVASCDVDIKEIESKLNKIL, from the coding sequence ATGGATTTAAGGGAAGAAGCATTAAAATTACATAAAGAAAATAGGGGGAAAATCAGCATTTTAAGCAAAGTGCCAGTCAATGATTCAAAAGATTTGTCGCTGGCTTACACACCAGGTGTTGCAGAACCATGCAAAGAGATACAAAAAAATCCTGATGTTGCTTATGAATACACAAACAAGGGTAACTTTGTAGCGGTTGTCACTGATGGCAGTGCCGTTTTAGGGCTTGGCGATATTGGCGCTATGGCTGGAATGCCTGTAATGGAAGGAAAAGCGGTATTGTTTAAGGAATTTGGAGGAATTGATGCATTTCCAATTTGTATTGCTACAAAAGATGTTGATAAAATCGTTGAGACGGTTGTAAACATAGCTCCTACTTTTGGAGGCATAAATCTTGAAGATATATCTGCTCCAAGATGCTTTGAGATAGAAGAAAGATTAAAAGAAGCTTTGAATATACCTGTTTTTCACGACGATCAACATGGGACAGCGGTTGTTGTTTTTGCTGGATTGATAAATGCTTTAAAAATTGCAGGTAAAAGCTTGAATAGTATCAAAGTTGTCATAAATGGCGCTGGTGCAGCAGGCATTGCAATAGCGAAGTTACTTATCAATGCTGGAGTTGGAGACGTTGTGTTATGTGATAGAAAAGGCATCATTTACGATGGTAGAAATGATACAGATGTATCAAAAATATCAATTGCTAAGATTACGAATAAAGATAAGATAAAGGGAACGTTGGCTGATGCCTTGATTGGTGCGGATGTTTTTATAGGTGTATCCGCTCCTAATGTGCTTTCAAAAGACATGGTAAAATCCATGAACAAAAATTCGATTGTATTTGCATTGGCAAATCCAATTCCTGAAATATATCCTGAGGAGGCGAGAGAGGGCGGAGCACTTGTAATCGGAACTGGAAGATCTGATTTTCCAAATCAGATAAACAATGTGTTGGCTTTTCCAGGCATATTTAGAGGTGCCCTTGATGTTAGAGCTTCTGAGATAAATGAGGAAATGAAGATTCAAGCAGCATATGCAATTGCTGGATTGGTTTCTGATGATGAATTAAATGAAGATTACATAATACCAAAAGCATTTGATAAAAGAGTAGCTAAGGCGGTTGCATTGAGTGTTGTAAAAGCTGCTATAGATACAAATGTCGCCAGTTGCGATGTGGATATAAAAGAGATAGAGTCAAAATTGAATAAAATTTTATAG
- a CDS encoding protein arginine kinase: MFDHDNDVVISSRIRLARNLSDIPFPSVMTESEAEKVKESVKKAIFDSKTILSTQFLEYDMKKITPLERQSLVERHLISPDLAQNTKNGSALIKNDGTVSILINEEDHLRIQTIFNGLNLKEAWDLADKIDDLIEENISYAFDEKLGYLTACPTNVGTGIRASVMVHLPALTITGQIGNVLNSVSKIGIAVRGMYGEGTQSLGDIYQISNQVTLGQSEIDIIENLEGIVKQIISNERKSREDLYKKRKVQIEDRIGRSYGLLTNAKVMSTQEFMKLISDVRLGAVLNIVNLDIQKIDEITTHIQPGNLQKIIGKQLEPYERDIKRAEYVSKLIKG; the protein is encoded by the coding sequence ATGTTTGACCATGACAATGATGTTGTGATTTCCAGCAGAATTAGACTTGCCAGAAATTTAAGCGATATTCCATTTCCGTCTGTCATGACGGAAAGTGAGGCAGAAAAAGTTAAAGAATCAGTGAAAAAGGCCATATTTGACAGTAAGACGATACTCTCAACGCAGTTTTTAGAGTACGACATGAAAAAAATAACTCCTCTTGAGAGGCAATCCCTTGTTGAAAGACATTTGATAAGCCCTGATCTTGCCCAAAATACTAAAAACGGCAGTGCTCTTATAAAGAACGACGGCACTGTAAGCATATTGATAAATGAAGAGGATCATTTAAGGATTCAGACTATATTTAATGGGCTTAATTTAAAAGAAGCTTGGGATCTGGCAGACAAGATTGATGATTTGATTGAGGAAAACATAAGCTATGCTTTTGACGAAAAGTTAGGTTATCTTACGGCATGTCCTACAAATGTAGGAACAGGTATAAGAGCGTCTGTGATGGTACATCTGCCGGCACTTACTATAACTGGACAGATAGGCAATGTTCTAAACTCCGTATCTAAAATCGGAATAGCAGTAAGAGGCATGTATGGTGAGGGGACTCAATCGTTAGGCGATATTTACCAGATATCAAATCAAGTTACATTAGGTCAAAGTGAAATAGACATAATAGAAAACCTTGAAGGCATTGTAAAGCAGATTATATCCAATGAGAGAAAATCAAGAGAGGATCTTTACAAGAAGAGAAAAGTGCAGATTGAAGACAGAATAGGTAGATCATACGGTCTTTTGACAAATGCAAAGGTAATGTCTACTCAAGAATTCATGAAGCTTATTTCAGACGTTAGATTAGGTGCTGTTTTAAACATTGTAAATTTGGACATTCAAAAGATAGATGAGATAACAACACATATTCAGCCTGGAAACCTACAAAAAATAATAGGGAAACAGTTAGAGCCATATGAAAGGGATATTAAGAGGGCTGAGTATGTATCAAAATTGATTAAAGGATAA
- a CDS encoding PTS sugar transporter subunit IIA, which produces MIINENLITLDLEAKDRGSAIIELSQLAFNDGKVTSVDDFVKSVFEREKTYTTGVGNGIAIPHGKSDAVKEAMIVFGKSVRGIEWNSLDGNPVEIIFLLGIPNKNVNGIHLKILSQLSRKLMDEKFVERLKKANDKTEILEALNDINIE; this is translated from the coding sequence ATGATAATAAACGAAAATTTAATCACACTAGACTTAGAAGCGAAAGACAGGGGAAGTGCCATAATAGAGTTATCACAACTTGCTTTTAATGATGGTAAAGTCACTTCTGTTGATGATTTTGTTAAAAGTGTGTTTGAAAGAGAGAAGACATACACAACAGGTGTAGGCAATGGTATTGCGATACCACATGGAAAATCAGATGCTGTAAAGGAGGCGATGATAGTCTTTGGAAAATCGGTCCGTGGTATAGAGTGGAATTCTCTCGATGGAAACCCAGTAGAAATAATATTTTTATTGGGGATTCCAAACAAAAACGTAAATGGAATTCATCTTAAAATCTTATCGCAATTATCAAGAAAGCTTATGGATGAGAAGTTTGTGGAAAGGCTAAAAAAGGCTAATGATAAAACTGAAATTTTGGAAGCTTTAAATGACATAAATATTGAGTAA
- a CDS encoding PTS fructose transporter subunit IIC codes for MKEELKRVREYLMTGVSYMIPIVVIGGVLIAFSIALSGVQAGKGAVITNPVLKNMNDIGSAAFSMMVPVLAGFIAFGIADRPGIAPGLVGGVLANQLKAGFLGGIVAGFIAGYVARWIKGWKVHKNLRPIMPIFVIPILTSLIVGGLMIYILGNPIASAMEAMTNWLKSMSTGNAIVLALIMGAMIAFDMGGPVNKVAFLFGAAMIGQGVYTIMGPIAAAICTPPLGMGVATLLAPKKYTKVEREAGYGALAMGLIGITEGAIPFAAGDPLRVIPSIMIGSSISAAVAAIFKVGDHAPHGGPIVLPVIDNKIGFIVAVLVGIAVTALIVNSLKKNVAEDENVDEEVTA; via the coding sequence ATGAAAGAAGAGCTGAAAAGAGTTAGGGAATATCTTATGACTGGTGTATCTTACATGATACCGATTGTTGTAATTGGCGGTGTTTTGATTGCCTTTTCAATTGCTTTAAGTGGTGTGCAAGCAGGTAAAGGAGCTGTAATAACAAATCCTGTACTTAAAAACATGAATGATATAGGTTCTGCGGCATTTTCTATGATGGTACCGGTTCTCGCTGGATTTATAGCGTTTGGAATCGCAGATAGACCTGGTATAGCACCCGGACTCGTTGGCGGTGTATTGGCGAATCAGTTGAAAGCAGGCTTCTTAGGCGGAATAGTAGCCGGATTTATTGCAGGTTATGTGGCCAGATGGATAAAGGGTTGGAAAGTTCATAAAAATTTAAGGCCTATAATGCCTATATTTGTGATACCAATATTGACATCACTTATTGTAGGTGGCCTTATGATATACATCTTAGGCAATCCTATTGCTTCAGCAATGGAGGCTATGACTAATTGGTTAAAATCAATGTCTACAGGTAATGCTATAGTTCTGGCTTTAATAATGGGTGCCATGATTGCGTTTGACATGGGCGGCCCTGTCAACAAAGTTGCGTTTTTGTTTGGTGCAGCAATGATAGGTCAAGGAGTTTATACTATAATGGGTCCGATTGCGGCCGCTATATGTACTCCACCATTAGGCATGGGTGTTGCAACACTTTTAGCTCCTAAAAAGTACACAAAGGTAGAAAGAGAAGCTGGATATGGTGCGTTGGCAATGGGCTTGATTGGCATTACTGAAGGTGCAATACCATTTGCTGCAGGAGATCCGTTAAGAGTCATTCCATCTATAATGATAGGTTCATCTATATCTGCAGCAGTTGCGGCAATATTTAAAGTTGGTGACCATGCACCACACGGTGGTCCTATAGTATTGCCTGTCATAGATAACAAAATAGGTTTTATAGTTGCAGTATTAGTTGGGATTGCAGTGACGGCGTTAATTGTAAATAGTCTAAAGAAAAATGTTGCAGAAGATGAAAATGTAGATGAAGAAGTAACAGCATGA
- the fusA gene encoding elongation factor G, producing MKDYKTQQIRNVGLVSHGGAGKTTLTEALLYNAKAIDRIGRVEDGTTVSDYDPEEISRQISISTSVIPIEWKDCKINVLDTPGYFDFFGEVISGLKATDSAVLVVCAASGVEVGTEKSFQMLEAEKLPTVVFINKMDRENADFYKTLDQLRNKFGNKVVPMTLPIGSEHSFTGYVDLITNKAYVYTQKEVQETDIPAEMEESASQYREELIEDIAENDEALMEKFFAGEELSKDELLKGLKEGVKSRDIFPVVCGSSLKNIGIDALLNIMTDVLPSPIEANKFKAVADENKPYSAFVFKTIADPFVGKLSIFRVVSGTVSSDSTVYNGTKKANEKIGQLYVLRGKKQIPVSKLVAGDIGACSKLQFTMTGDTLCDQTNQIEYGPIVFPEPTLALAIEPKAKGDEDKISNGLQRLQEEDQTFKVEKNVETGQVIVYGMGEQHIEVISKKLQSKFGVECVLTEPIIPYRETIKGKSKVEGKHKKQTGGHGQYGHVWIEFEPYKEGEFKFEDKIFGGAVPKQYIPAVEKGLRECIKEGVLAKYPVVNIKATLLDGSFHPVDSSEMAFKVAASIAFKKGMEEANPVLLEPIMHVEVTVPEEYMGDVIGDLNKRRGRILGMESKGDMEVVTAEVPQAEMAKYATDLRSLTQARGEFKMSFARYEEAPPAVAEKVIEARKKSQE from the coding sequence ATGAAAGATTATAAAACGCAACAAATAAGAAATGTTGGATTAGTTTCACATGGAGGAGCTGGAAAAACTACGCTTACAGAAGCACTACTATACAATGCAAAAGCCATAGATAGGATTGGGCGCGTAGAAGACGGAACAACTGTATCTGATTACGATCCTGAGGAAATTTCAAGGCAAATCTCTATATCCACATCTGTAATTCCGATTGAGTGGAAAGACTGCAAAATAAACGTGCTTGATACACCTGGATACTTTGATTTTTTTGGCGAAGTAATCAGTGGATTGAAGGCTACCGATAGTGCTGTACTGGTTGTTTGTGCTGCATCAGGGGTTGAAGTTGGCACTGAAAAATCATTTCAAATGTTAGAGGCTGAAAAGCTTCCTACTGTGGTTTTTATAAACAAGATGGATAGAGAAAATGCAGACTTTTATAAGACACTTGATCAGTTGAGAAATAAGTTTGGCAATAAAGTTGTGCCTATGACATTGCCTATTGGCAGTGAACACAGTTTTACTGGATATGTAGACCTTATTACGAATAAAGCATACGTTTACACCCAGAAGGAGGTTCAAGAGACAGACATTCCTGCTGAGATGGAAGAAAGTGCATCGCAATATAGAGAGGAGCTTATAGAAGACATTGCTGAAAATGATGAAGCCTTGATGGAAAAGTTTTTTGCGGGAGAAGAGCTTTCTAAAGACGAATTGCTTAAAGGTTTAAAGGAAGGTGTGAAAAGTAGGGACATTTTCCCTGTAGTTTGTGGGTCAAGCTTAAAAAATATCGGTATAGATGCATTGTTAAATATTATGACAGATGTTTTGCCATCGCCTATTGAGGCCAACAAATTTAAGGCTGTGGCAGATGAAAATAAACCTTATTCAGCTTTTGTATTTAAGACGATAGCGGATCCTTTTGTAGGGAAATTATCTATATTTAGAGTAGTTTCTGGAACTGTATCTTCTGACTCCACTGTGTATAATGGTACAAAGAAGGCAAATGAAAAGATTGGACAGTTGTATGTATTAAGAGGAAAAAAGCAGATCCCCGTTTCAAAATTGGTTGCTGGTGATATAGGAGCATGTTCAAAATTGCAATTTACAATGACAGGCGATACACTTTGTGATCAGACAAATCAAATAGAATATGGCCCCATTGTATTTCCTGAGCCCACATTGGCTTTGGCAATCGAGCCTAAAGCAAAAGGCGATGAAGACAAGATAAGCAATGGACTTCAGAGGCTTCAAGAGGAAGATCAGACGTTTAAAGTCGAGAAAAATGTCGAAACAGGGCAAGTTATAGTATATGGCATGGGTGAGCAGCATATAGAAGTCATATCCAAGAAACTTCAAAGCAAATTTGGCGTAGAGTGTGTTCTTACAGAGCCTATAATACCTTACAGAGAGACGATAAAAGGCAAATCAAAAGTAGAAGGCAAGCACAAAAAGCAGACTGGTGGACATGGGCAATACGGCCATGTATGGATAGAATTTGAACCGTACAAAGAAGGAGAGTTTAAATTTGAAGATAAGATATTTGGTGGAGCGGTGCCAAAGCAGTACATTCCTGCGGTTGAGAAAGGACTTAGAGAATGCATAAAAGAAGGCGTGCTTGCTAAGTACCCTGTTGTGAATATAAAAGCGACACTTTTGGATGGCTCTTTTCACCCTGTAGATTCATCTGAGATGGCGTTTAAAGTTGCTGCATCTATAGCTTTTAAGAAAGGCATGGAAGAGGCAAATCCTGTTTTGTTAGAGCCTATAATGCACGTAGAAGTAACGGTACCTGAAGAGTATATGGGGGATGTGATTGGAGACCTAAACAAAAGGAGAGGGCGCATATTAGGGATGGAGTCAAAGGGAGATATGGAGGTGGTGACTGCTGAAGTTCCTCAGGCTGAAATGGCTAAATACGCTACAGATTTAAGGTCATTGACACAGGCAAGAGGAGAATTCAAGATGTCGTTTGCAAGGTATGAGGAGGCACCACCTGCTGTTGCAGAAAAAGTCATAGAGGCGAGAAAGAAATCTCAAGAGTAA
- a CDS encoding CtsR family transcriptional regulator, translating into MARLSDLIEDFIKSLIEEADEEYIEIKRNELANIFNCAPSQINYVLETRFNLSNGYIIESRRGGGGYIKIIKRPVSKDWMAKLISDIGDNITESKGRLYIDTLLEHDLITEREAALMKSVLNDKILPVAQYEKPILRAILLKVMLAELSNNLIKRSD; encoded by the coding sequence ATGGCGAGGCTGAGCGATTTAATAGAAGATTTTATAAAAAGCTTGATAGAAGAAGCTGATGAAGAATATATTGAGATAAAGAGAAATGAACTGGCTAATATTTTCAATTGCGCCCCATCACAGATAAACTATGTACTTGAGACGAGATTTAACTTATCAAATGGATATATCATTGAAAGCAGGCGTGGTGGTGGCGGATACATTAAAATAATCAAAAGACCTGTTTCTAAGGATTGGATGGCAAAATTGATTTCAGATATAGGTGACAACATAACAGAAAGCAAAGGCAGGCTTTACATCGATACTTTATTAGAACATGATTTGATAACCGAAAGGGAAGCTGCATTGATGAAATCTGTGCTTAACGATAAGATTTTACCTGTTGCACAGTACGAAAAGCCTATTTTAAGGGCAATACTTTTAAAGGTGATGTTAGCAGAACTTTCAAATAATTTGATAAAAAGGAGTGATTGA